ATCGAGCAAAGCTTGCTTCAGGAAGGCGCTTTGGGCGACGAGCCAAGCCTGCGTCTGGACAGCCCGGAGCTCTCGCTGCATGAACGCGAGCTTCTGCAACGCTTCCGTCAGTTGGCCCACCGCCAACAGAATGCATTGGTTTCGCTGATCGCTCATGACACCAGCCTGGCGAACGACGAAGAATAAAGTCGGTTCATCCAGAGAATTGAAAGCCAGCGCCAAGCTGGCTTTTTTGTGTCCGAAAGGCATTGATCCGCCGGAAAGCGCACAATAAAAAACCGCCTGGATGGGCGGTTTTTCGGTTTAAAACGCAGTAGGCGAAAGCGGTTACAAGAGAAAGAGCGTGGCCAACCCCAGAAAGATGAAGAAGCCGCCGCTGTCGGT
The nucleotide sequence above comes from Pseudomonas lutea. Encoded proteins:
- a CDS encoding Arc family DNA-binding protein, which produces MSPMKQANYSSRTADKFVVRLPEGMRERIADVAKQHHRSMNSEIIARIEQSLLQEGALGDEPSLRLDSPELSLHERELLQRFRQLAHRQQNALVSLIAHDTSLANDEE